A single Candidatus Binatia bacterium DNA region contains:
- a CDS encoding VTT domain-containing protein: MEKRIAEPHAGREAKTQPEARQRALLKGLVVFLLLLALPAAWRWTPLNQWINFERIILWQESVQSYPGAFFLVLGAYLLGSLALFPVTILNVATVFTFGPILGNGYALAGWLASAAMGYGIGRGLGWDLLHRMAGPRLRRLVAQAGRRGFIAVLTMRVLPLAPFTLVNLFVGGSGIRFWDFFAASIVGRIPGLVILSLAGVQLEYALRSPELGRFVLIGLALVLIPLVTAWLAKRFASGDGRASSKTQS, from the coding sequence GTGGAGAAACGAATTGCGGAACCGCACGCCGGGCGTGAGGCCAAAACCCAGCCCGAGGCGCGTCAACGCGCGCTGCTAAAAGGCCTAGTCGTTTTTCTCTTGCTCCTCGCTCTGCCCGCGGCCTGGCGCTGGACGCCGCTCAATCAGTGGATCAATTTCGAGCGCATCATCTTGTGGCAGGAATCGGTGCAAAGCTATCCGGGCGCGTTTTTTCTCGTCCTGGGCGCTTATCTTCTGGGAAGTCTCGCGCTCTTTCCCGTAACGATTCTAAACGTCGCGACGGTTTTCACTTTCGGTCCGATCCTCGGAAACGGATACGCGCTTGCGGGATGGCTTGCAAGCGCCGCCATGGGCTACGGCATCGGGCGCGGCCTCGGCTGGGATCTGCTCCATAGAATGGCCGGTCCGCGCCTACGCCGGCTCGTCGCGCAAGCCGGACGCCGGGGCTTCATCGCCGTGCTGACGATGCGCGTGTTGCCCTTGGCGCCGTTCACCTTGGTGAATCTCTTCGTCGGCGGTTCTGGCATCCGCTTTTGGGATTTTTTCGCCGCCAGCATCGTCGGGAGGATTCCCGGCCTCGTGATCCTGAGTCTTGCCGGCGTTCAACTGGAATACGCGCTGCGAAGTCCCGAGCTCGGCCGTTTCGTTCTTATCGGGCTCGCGCTCGTGCTCATTCCTCTCGTGACCGCTTGGTTGGCCAAGCGGTTCGCTTCCGGCGACGGGCGCGCTTCGTCCAAGACTCAAAGTTGA
- a CDS encoding NADP-dependent oxidoreductase, with the protein MKAVRAHRFGPPEAITLEHVPKPVAGEGEVVVEVKAAGVGPWDAWIRSGKRSLPLPLILGAEISGVVDSIGPSVRELKPGDEVFGVSNKGFTGAYAEYAVAKAAMIAPKPKRLNHVHAASVPIAATAAWQMLFDCARLSAQQTVLIHGGAGNVGGYAVQFAKQALAMVIATVSRDDATYARSLGAFGVIDYRATRFEERVKDVDVVIDTVGGETLERSFRILKRGGVLVSSADRPSEESARQRGVEAFFLSVQVATERLKKIAALIDAGELKTEVGEVLWLEEARKGHEMLEGAPHRRGKIVIKVAD; encoded by the coding sequence ATGAAAGCTGTTCGAGCCCATAGGTTTGGCCCGCCGGAAGCGATCACGCTTGAGCATGTGCCCAAGCCCGTAGCAGGCGAAGGGGAAGTCGTCGTGGAGGTGAAGGCCGCCGGTGTCGGGCCGTGGGACGCGTGGATTCGCAGCGGCAAGAGATCTCTTCCGCTTCCTTTGATTCTAGGGGCGGAGATCTCCGGCGTCGTCGATTCGATCGGTCCGAGCGTGCGCGAGCTGAAGCCCGGCGACGAAGTTTTCGGCGTGTCGAATAAAGGCTTCACCGGCGCCTACGCCGAATATGCCGTCGCGAAAGCGGCGATGATCGCGCCCAAGCCGAAGCGGCTCAATCACGTCCATGCGGCATCGGTTCCCATCGCGGCGACGGCCGCGTGGCAGATGCTGTTCGATTGTGCGCGGCTATCCGCGCAGCAGACCGTGCTTATCCACGGCGGCGCCGGCAACGTCGGCGGCTACGCCGTTCAATTTGCGAAGCAGGCCTTGGCCATGGTGATCGCTACCGTATCCCGCGACGATGCAACCTATGCGCGCTCTCTCGGCGCTTTTGGAGTCATCGATTACCGCGCGACGCGATTCGAAGAACGGGTCAAGGACGTCGATGTCGTGATCGATACGGTCGGAGGCGAAACGCTGGAGCGGTCTTTTCGAATTCTGAAGCGCGGCGGCGTTCTGGTATCGTCGGCAGACCGCCCCTCCGAGGAAAGCGCCCGGCAGCGCGGCGTTGAGGCGTTCTTCTTGTCCGTTCAGGTCGCGACGGAGCGATTGAAAAAGATTGCCGCGTTGATCGACGCAGGCGAGCTAAAAACCGAGGTGGGCGAAGTGCTGTGGCTCGAAGAGGCTCGAAAGGGGCATGAGATGCTCGAAGGCGCGCCGCACCGCCGCGGCAAGATCGTCATCAAGGTAGCCGACTGA
- a CDS encoding amidohydrolase family protein has protein sequence MVIDIHNHIVAGGELNAYQAGLINSRGFHGKGHLELTEEKIKKARWRGVSHSDALKQVGTDWAFISPRPYTMMHSEKPEKIVRWYCEAVNDAIALQVKVEPNMFRGIGGLPQNAGVSPKNTLDEIDRCVKDLGFVGIMINPDPGEGDGQTPGMGDEYWYPLYEKMVQLDLPAILHPASCRNPRESFHGHFITEESIAVLSIVNSRVFEDFPKLKLIVCHGGGSIPYQVGRWRSQLRGRNDTETFDERLKQFYFDTALYNVESLELLFKIVGTDRCMFGTERPGAGSKKDPRSGQWYDDIKPKIESIPWLSKEDKEKVFQKNAEKVYSRFKASA, from the coding sequence ATGGTCATCGACATTCATAACCACATCGTCGCCGGCGGCGAGCTCAACGCCTACCAGGCCGGCTTGATCAACAGCCGCGGATTTCACGGCAAAGGCCACCTCGAATTGACCGAGGAAAAAATCAAGAAGGCGCGCTGGCGCGGCGTGAGCCACAGCGACGCGCTCAAACAAGTCGGCACCGACTGGGCGTTTATATCGCCGCGGCCCTACACCATGATGCATTCGGAAAAGCCCGAGAAGATCGTCCGCTGGTATTGCGAAGCGGTCAACGACGCCATCGCGCTGCAGGTGAAGGTCGAGCCGAACATGTTCCGCGGCATCGGCGGTCTGCCGCAGAATGCCGGCGTGAGCCCGAAAAACACCCTGGATGAAATCGACCGCTGCGTCAAAGACCTGGGCTTCGTCGGCATCATGATCAACCCCGATCCGGGCGAGGGCGACGGCCAGACGCCGGGCATGGGCGACGAGTACTGGTATCCTTTATATGAGAAGATGGTGCAGCTCGACCTTCCCGCCATATTGCACCCGGCGAGTTGCCGGAATCCCCGCGAGTCTTTTCACGGCCACTTCATCACCGAAGAGTCGATCGCCGTGCTTTCGATCGTCAACTCGCGCGTGTTCGAAGATTTTCCCAAGTTGAAGCTCATCGTCTGTCACGGCGGCGGCTCGATCCCCTATCAGGTCGGACGCTGGCGCTCGCAGCTCCGCGGCCGCAACGATACGGAAACGTTCGACGAGCGGTTGAAGCAATTTTACTTCGACACGGCGCTCTACAACGTCGAATCGCTCGAGCTTTTGTTCAAGATCGTGGGCACGGACCGCTGCATGTTCGGCACCGAGCGGCCCGGCGCGGGATCGAAAAAGGACCCGCGCAGCGGCCAGTGGTACGACGACATCAAGCCCAAGATCGAAAGCATCCCGTGGCTGTCCAAAGAGGACAAAGAAAAAGTTTTCCAGAAAAACGCCGAGAAGGTTTACTCGAGATTCAAAGCTTCGGCCTGA
- a CDS encoding NHL repeat-containing protein — MRKIILAFVMTGLLPVMDFIPAYADRGGVVRFATLPAGGPGHPEGIAADAKGNIYVATFDFTTTNVIHIFRSGSGHLLDTIPLPGAAPLGLAFDKNGNLYVADFLNGDIIKFAPPFNSSSTPATTYDVCGGVAVSCGLNAITFDDAGDLYVSDSFGGRIFKIDLPGGAVSTFFSDPLLQPGSHAFPPFGANGLAFNAAGTALYIANTGDDRILKLDLGTVTLSTFAESVNGADGILFDGKGRLWVAANQADEIVALDSDGRVTDRRGSFEGIGNDGAVKGLLFPASIVLSRGSLFVTNTALALTGGPSEPEADVTTFTVSRIPLGGH, encoded by the coding sequence ATGCGTAAAATAATTCTTGCGTTTGTCATGACGGGGCTGCTGCCGGTCATGGATTTTATCCCCGCTTACGCCGACCGCGGCGGTGTGGTGCGCTTTGCCACGCTGCCGGCAGGCGGTCCCGGCCATCCCGAGGGAATCGCCGCCGACGCGAAGGGCAATATTTACGTCGCGACGTTCGATTTTACCACCACGAACGTGATCCATATCTTCCGCTCCGGCAGCGGGCATCTGCTGGATACGATTCCCCTGCCGGGCGCGGCTCCGCTCGGCCTCGCGTTCGATAAGAACGGCAATCTCTACGTCGCCGATTTTCTGAACGGCGATATCATCAAATTCGCGCCCCCGTTTAACTCCAGCAGCACCCCGGCGACAACTTATGACGTCTGCGGCGGAGTGGCTGTCAGCTGCGGCCTCAACGCCATTACGTTCGATGATGCCGGCGACCTGTACGTTTCGGATTCATTTGGCGGAAGGATTTTCAAAATCGACCTTCCCGGCGGAGCCGTATCGACGTTCTTTAGCGATCCTCTCTTGCAGCCGGGCAGCCACGCCTTCCCTCCGTTCGGCGCCAACGGGCTTGCGTTCAATGCCGCGGGAACCGCCCTCTACATCGCCAACACCGGAGATGATCGGATTCTGAAATTGGACCTTGGAACGGTGACGCTCAGCACTTTCGCCGAGAGCGTCAACGGCGCCGACGGAATTCTGTTTGACGGCAAGGGCCGGCTGTGGGTGGCGGCCAATCAAGCCGACGAGATCGTCGCACTAGACTCCGACGGCCGGGTCACCGATCGGCGCGGCTCGTTCGAAGGCATAGGGAACGACGGGGCGGTCAAGGGCCTGCTGTTCCCGGCGAGCATCGTTCTCAGCAGAGGAAGCCTGTTCGTCACGAACACGGCGCTGGCGCTGACGGGAGGACCATCGGAACCTGAGGCGGACGTTACGACTTTTACCGTGTCGAGAATCCCGCTCGGCGGCCATTAA
- a CDS encoding ABC transporter substrate-binding protein, translating into MKVAAIFHLSLVLAVGQFPVPPNDALAAEAQRVRIAYASRSNSATPQYLAHTKGFFKEEGLEAELIQMNPRLGATAVVNGDVTFATPFVSTFRAILQGFPMKVVFVHLKKGPYFVMVRPEIKDVQQLKGKKLGVSTIRGADQLVAEEMLQAKGFNPNQIQAVAIGDGPVRMQALVSGAVDAISVAQPHDLMLQRMGFKALAGPPETGLPVAGMFVSDRLLRENPSVVRRTLKALLRAHQFILENKQETIPIMMKWLPQAADIASHSYDLELKTLSRDGQMTDAETEALIDRLGDKKRPLDEVRDFTWARQALKELQGGK; encoded by the coding sequence ATGAAAGTCGCGGCGATCTTTCATCTCTCGTTGGTTCTCGCCGTCGGACAATTCCCGGTTCCGCCGAACGATGCGCTCGCCGCCGAAGCGCAGCGCGTGAGAATTGCCTACGCGAGCCGCAGCAACTCGGCCACGCCGCAATATCTGGCTCACACCAAAGGGTTCTTCAAGGAGGAAGGACTGGAGGCGGAGTTGATTCAAATGAACCCGCGTCTGGGCGCGACGGCGGTCGTCAACGGCGACGTGACTTTCGCCACTCCGTTCGTCAGCACGTTCCGCGCTATCCTCCAGGGCTTCCCGATGAAAGTGGTGTTCGTCCATCTCAAGAAAGGGCCGTATTTCGTCATGGTACGGCCGGAGATCAAGGACGTTCAGCAATTGAAGGGCAAAAAACTCGGCGTGTCGACGATTCGCGGCGCCGATCAGTTGGTCGCCGAAGAGATGCTGCAGGCCAAAGGTTTTAACCCAAACCAGATACAGGCGGTCGCCATCGGCGACGGCCCCGTTCGAATGCAAGCGCTGGTCAGCGGAGCGGTCGACGCGATCTCAGTAGCGCAGCCGCATGATCTGATGCTCCAACGGATGGGTTTCAAAGCGCTGGCCGGTCCTCCGGAGACCGGTCTTCCCGTGGCGGGAATGTTCGTTTCGGACCGTCTCTTGCGGGAAAATCCCTCGGTCGTCAGACGGACGCTGAAAGCTTTGCTCCGGGCCCATCAATTTATTCTCGAAAACAAACAAGAGACGATTCCGATCATGATGAAATGGCTGCCGCAGGCCGCGGATATCGCATCTCACTCCTACGATCTCGAGCTCAAGACCCTATCGCGGGACGGGCAGATGACGGACGCCGAGACCGAAGCCTTGATCGACAGACTCGGCGACAAGAAGCGGCCGCTGGACGAAGTCAGGGATTTCACCTGGGCGCGGCAGGCGCTAAAGGAATTGCAGGGAGGAAAATAA
- a CDS encoding ACT domain-containing protein, whose product MTDKSHLILTAVGPDRVGLVEKISEFITRLGCNIEDSKMAVFCGEFAVIILITGESGNLVRVANSCRELESQTGLTFSIKTPAVRKPAESPLAYKLTASCMDHPGIVHKLSQALSKAGINIESMETKTYAAPDSGTPIFRLVALVSVPAKSSIDALTQRLAEIQREENIDIDFSPVDKSE is encoded by the coding sequence GTGACGGATAAGAGCCATCTCATCTTGACCGCGGTGGGTCCCGACCGCGTGGGGCTGGTCGAAAAGATTTCGGAATTCATCACCCGCCTCGGCTGCAACATCGAAGACAGCAAGATGGCGGTTTTCTGCGGCGAGTTCGCCGTGATCATTCTGATCACCGGCGAGAGCGGGAATCTCGTCAGGGTCGCCAACTCGTGCCGCGAGCTGGAATCCCAGACCGGGCTCACGTTCTCGATCAAGACGCCCGCCGTGCGCAAGCCGGCCGAATCGCCGCTGGCCTACAAGCTCACGGCTTCTTGCATGGACCATCCGGGCATCGTCCACAAACTGAGCCAGGCGCTCAGCAAAGCGGGGATCAACATCGAATCGATGGAGACCAAGACCTATGCGGCGCCGGACAGCGGCACGCCGATCTTTCGCCTGGTCGCTCTGGTCTCCGTCCCCGCGAAGAGCAGCATCGATGCGCTCACGCAGCGCCTCGCCGAAATCCAGCGTGAAGAAAATATCGACATCGACTTTTCGCCGGTGGATAAGTCTGAGTAG
- a CDS encoding MFS transporter, protein MIRLRAFEVLRHRQYRLLWLGQACSGMAVWMDQVTRGWLIYELTDSALQLGLVRGIQAIPFLLLSPVAGSAADRYSRKTQVIVAQSANGLVFAATALLIFTGQIQPWHVYVTSLLMAVAQVFQQPARASMVADAVPPESLTNAIGLNAVVFNVARSTGPALAGIIIAAIGTGGSYSAQAIFFLLATVWTVQLRPARASARAGRHSAGGESFARSILEGWKFSWRNEAVRTGLLIVFFASLFIVPFTTLLPVFARDLLGVGATGQGLLLTSMGIGALASAMMIASVGDRLPRGILMLAGVMVYGLVIVLFAASSWFNLSMALMAVVGLCHVSAHALIQTVIQSYSPSELRGRTTAIFHMSQVVMTVGSMVFGALAALWGAQRAVTVMGAAGSLAMVAIYVALPRARDIR, encoded by the coding sequence TTGATTCGGCTGCGCGCTTTCGAGGTGCTGAGACACCGCCAGTATCGCTTGCTCTGGCTCGGCCAGGCGTGCTCGGGGATGGCGGTATGGATGGACCAGGTCACGCGCGGTTGGCTCATCTATGAGTTGACGGACTCGGCGCTCCAACTCGGCCTGGTGCGCGGCATTCAAGCCATTCCCTTTCTCTTGCTGTCGCCGGTGGCGGGCAGCGCCGCCGACCGCTATTCGCGAAAGACGCAAGTGATCGTCGCCCAATCCGCCAACGGGCTTGTTTTCGCCGCCACCGCACTTTTGATTTTCACCGGACAGATCCAGCCGTGGCACGTCTACGTGACCTCCTTGTTGATGGCGGTCGCCCAGGTTTTTCAGCAACCCGCCCGCGCTTCGATGGTCGCCGACGCCGTCCCGCCGGAAAGCCTGACCAACGCGATCGGCCTCAACGCGGTGGTCTTCAACGTGGCGCGCAGCACGGGCCCGGCGCTGGCCGGCATTATCATCGCCGCGATCGGCACCGGCGGCTCGTATTCCGCTCAAGCGATCTTTTTCTTGCTCGCGACCGTTTGGACCGTGCAATTGCGCCCGGCTCGCGCCTCCGCGCGCGCCGGCCGGCATTCGGCCGGCGGCGAATCCTTCGCCCGCAGCATCCTCGAAGGATGGAAGTTCAGTTGGCGGAACGAGGCGGTGCGCACCGGACTGCTCATCGTATTTTTTGCGTCTCTGTTCATCGTGCCGTTCACGACGCTCTTGCCGGTGTTCGCGCGCGACCTCCTCGGCGTCGGGGCGACCGGGCAAGGGCTGCTTCTCACCTCGATGGGCATCGGCGCGCTGGCGAGCGCGATGATGATCGCGTCCGTCGGCGACCGCTTGCCGCGCGGCATTCTCATGCTGGCGGGCGTCATGGTTTACGGGCTTGTCATCGTGCTCTTCGCCGCGTCGTCCTGGTTCAATCTTTCCATGGCGCTGATGGCCGTCGTCGGCCTCTGCCACGTGAGCGCGCACGCGCTGATCCAGACGGTGATTCAATCCTACTCTCCTTCCGAATTGCGCGGACGCACGACGGCGATCTTTCATATGAGCCAAGTGGTGATGACGGTAGGAAGCATGGTCTTCGGCGCGCTGGCGGCGCTTTGGGGCGCGCAACGGGCCGTGACGGTTATGGGCGCGGCCGGCTCGCTGGCGATGGTCGCGATCTACGTCGCTCTCCCCCGCGCGCGGGATATCCGGTAA
- a CDS encoding Rieske 2Fe-2S domain-containing protein, translating to MLTKQENEMMTRVGPGTPAGELLRRYWHPIAVVKELTEEQPTKFVRVLGEDLVLFRDQSGQLGLLADRCSHRGASLSYGRVEERGIACGYHGWLYDVEGNCLDCPAEPEGSKFHLTIKQKAYPVREHLNLVWAYMGPAPAPVFTRYDTLFRKDGHRKIIVHPQLDCNWFQAMENSVDPAHLQILHQEYYGRGERKPVNTTRGFTDDVKQAEFYLTDHGVMKKRTYANGIVDEHPLLFPTILRQGPSTQCRTPIDDEHTLHIHVLFFPTEDGSEPEDTYNPPIKYTEPYKDPPDKLHPFTRYTLQHIIPQDHMAWETQGPIADRSRERLATSDRGVTMLRELMKRELAKVARGEDPICVYRDPNHPMIDTNVDEGVKQMKSDARAHAQGSYENDLSALYHGQKNQRP from the coding sequence ATGCTGACTAAACAAGAAAACGAGATGATGACCCGCGTAGGACCCGGCACTCCGGCCGGCGAGTTGCTGCGCCGCTATTGGCACCCGATCGCCGTCGTCAAGGAACTCACCGAAGAGCAGCCGACCAAATTCGTCCGTGTCCTGGGCGAAGATTTGGTTCTGTTTCGCGACCAGAGCGGCCAATTGGGCCTGCTCGCCGACCGCTGCTCCCATCGCGGCGCGTCGCTTTCGTATGGCCGCGTAGAAGAGCGCGGCATCGCCTGCGGCTATCATGGCTGGCTCTACGACGTGGAGGGGAATTGTCTCGATTGTCCGGCGGAGCCCGAAGGCAGCAAGTTTCACCTCACCATCAAGCAAAAAGCCTATCCGGTCCGGGAGCACCTGAATCTCGTCTGGGCCTACATGGGCCCCGCTCCCGCGCCTGTGTTCACGCGCTACGACACGCTCTTTCGCAAAGACGGCCACCGAAAAATCATCGTCCATCCGCAGCTCGATTGTAACTGGTTCCAGGCAATGGAGAACTCGGTCGATCCCGCGCATTTGCAGATTTTGCACCAGGAATACTATGGGCGCGGCGAACGCAAGCCGGTCAACACGACGCGCGGATTTACCGACGACGTCAAGCAAGCCGAGTTCTACCTCACGGATCACGGCGTCATGAAGAAGCGGACGTACGCCAACGGCATTGTCGACGAGCACCCGCTGCTGTTCCCGACTATTCTCCGCCAGGGGCCGAGCACGCAATGCCGAACGCCGATCGACGACGAGCATACGCTGCACATTCACGTGCTGTTCTTCCCGACGGAAGACGGCAGCGAGCCGGAGGACACCTATAATCCGCCGATCAAGTACACCGAGCCCTACAAAGATCCGCCCGATAAACTTCATCCCTTCACGCGCTACACTCTGCAGCACATCATCCCGCAGGATCACATGGCGTGGGAGACGCAAGGCCCGATCGCCGACCGGAGCCGCGAGCGCCTCGCGACCTCCGACAGAGGCGTCACCATGTTGCGCGAGCTGATGAAAAGAGAGCTGGCCAAAGTGGCGCGCGGCGAGGACCCGATCTGCGTCTACCGCGATCCGAACCATCCGATGATCGACACCAACGTCGATGAAGGCGTGAAGCAGATGAAGAGCGACGCGCGCGCTCACGCTCAAGGGTCGTACGAGAATGATTTATCCGCTCTGTATCACGGCCAAAAAAATCAACGGCCCTGA
- a CDS encoding amidohydrolase family protein — protein MALKIDCDSHFLPHDAFDDVDPKFSGRAPRFVFDGSGRDAVVYKTRTEKLPSFMSNYPTCFRMGKRLRGVSDADARAGDLAKIGFDRQVLVPNNGPFGYDVDPELGLSICRSYNNAVSRALKKRPEFIGLAVLPMQDIGLALRELDRAILELGLHAPQVQTNILDKNLDEYEFWPLYKRVEELNVPLIVHCSHLAVTGGAHRYQRYRFGNALQFPAEVSLAIGSLVCGGVLDAFPKLRVAFLEAGAGFVPYLVDRLDEVAVEEPQYAKVSIKKMPHEYLGQLWFSFNIKVEAKSIPYVIERIGADRLMISSDYPHALAGSGPNTIQFLQALETVSEEDKKKLMGLNAARLFDLRL, from the coding sequence ATGGCCCTCAAGATCGACTGCGACTCTCATTTTCTGCCGCATGACGCCTTCGACGACGTGGACCCGAAGTTCTCCGGCCGGGCGCCGCGCTTCGTCTTCGACGGCTCGGGCAGAGATGCCGTCGTCTACAAGACCAGAACCGAAAAGCTCCCCTCCTTCATGTCGAACTACCCGACCTGTTTTCGCATGGGAAAAAGGCTTCGCGGCGTGTCGGACGCCGATGCGCGCGCCGGGGACCTTGCCAAGATCGGCTTCGACCGGCAGGTGCTCGTGCCCAATAACGGTCCCTTCGGTTACGACGTGGATCCCGAACTCGGCCTGAGCATCTGCCGCTCCTACAATAACGCCGTAAGCCGCGCCCTCAAGAAACGGCCCGAGTTCATCGGCCTCGCCGTCCTTCCCATGCAGGATATCGGCCTCGCCCTTCGGGAGCTGGATCGGGCGATCCTCGAGCTCGGACTTCACGCCCCGCAGGTTCAAACCAACATCCTGGATAAGAACCTCGACGAATACGAGTTCTGGCCGCTTTACAAACGGGTCGAAGAACTGAACGTGCCCTTGATCGTGCATTGCTCCCATCTGGCCGTCACCGGCGGCGCGCATCGCTATCAAAGGTATCGCTTCGGCAACGCGCTGCAGTTTCCGGCGGAGGTTTCGCTCGCGATCGGCTCGCTCGTCTGCGGCGGCGTTCTCGACGCCTTTCCCAAGCTCAGAGTGGCTTTTCTCGAAGCCGGCGCGGGATTCGTTCCCTATCTTGTCGACCGTCTCGACGAGGTGGCGGTGGAAGAGCCGCAGTATGCCAAGGTCTCGATCAAGAAAATGCCGCACGAATATCTCGGGCAGCTCTGGTTTTCGTTCAACATCAAGGTCGAGGCGAAGTCGATCCCCTACGTGATCGAGCGGATCGGAGCGGACCGGCTGATGATATCGAGCGATTACCCGCATGCCCTGGCCGGCTCCGGGCCGAACACAATTCAGTTTTTGCAGGCGCTGGAGACGGTGTCCGAAGAGGACAAGAAAAAGCTCATGGGGCTGAACGCGGCGCGCCTCTTCGATCTCAGGCTCTAA
- a CDS encoding extracellular solute-binding protein: MRPKNIFQLFSCSLLLLLSRVGVEAADWQAEWQKALQGARREGQLVVAMSANPELRKELESTLKQKFGITLEVLSGRGPETGARIVKEVGAGVHYIDVYFFGGCGGVTLIHEGVLEPLAEYMILPEVADPKYWWGGHMWMDNVSTRRYFYSFVADGGQSSVWYNSGLLKPEELRSYDELLSPKLRGKIGFLDPRTPGGGQGTWAHLWRIKGEDFLRKLVKQELFMSRNRRQLAEALAHGKVAVTFGVSVYEYQPFVKAGLPVRKLPSFKEGEPASSGAGNVGIVKAPPHPNATKVFINWFLGKEGQELWTKVMEQPTRRADVDTKWLLERGIDPAKDTLTVEQFLKLQNSMEDRCVKVRDPASKFAETILK; encoded by the coding sequence ATGAGGCCTAAGAACATATTCCAACTTTTCTCATGTTCGCTGCTCCTTCTACTCTCTCGGGTTGGAGTTGAAGCGGCGGACTGGCAAGCCGAATGGCAGAAGGCCCTTCAAGGCGCGCGCCGGGAAGGGCAACTGGTCGTGGCGATGTCGGCTAATCCGGAGCTCAGGAAAGAATTGGAGTCGACATTAAAACAAAAGTTCGGGATCACCTTGGAGGTGCTCTCCGGCAGAGGTCCCGAGACCGGCGCCCGCATCGTCAAAGAGGTCGGTGCCGGCGTCCATTATATTGACGTTTATTTCTTCGGCGGCTGCGGCGGTGTAACATTGATCCACGAAGGCGTCCTGGAGCCCCTCGCCGAATACATGATTCTCCCTGAAGTGGCGGACCCTAAGTACTGGTGGGGCGGGCATATGTGGATGGATAATGTCAGCACGCGGCGATATTTTTATTCTTTCGTCGCCGACGGCGGCCAGAGCAGCGTTTGGTACAATTCAGGCCTGCTCAAGCCTGAAGAGCTTCGCTCCTATGATGAGCTGCTGAGCCCAAAGCTGCGTGGAAAAATCGGGTTTCTCGACCCACGGACGCCCGGCGGCGGCCAGGGCACATGGGCCCACCTGTGGCGCATCAAAGGCGAAGATTTTCTTAGAAAACTGGTCAAGCAGGAACTTTTCATGAGCCGGAACCGGCGCCAACTGGCCGAGGCTTTGGCGCATGGGAAGGTCGCGGTAACTTTCGGCGTGAGCGTTTACGAGTATCAACCTTTCGTGAAGGCCGGGCTGCCGGTCAGAAAGCTGCCTTCGTTTAAGGAAGGGGAGCCCGCCAGCAGCGGCGCCGGCAACGTCGGCATCGTGAAGGCGCCGCCGCATCCTAATGCCACCAAGGTCTTCATCAACTGGTTCCTCGGCAAAGAAGGACAGGAGTTGTGGACCAAAGTGATGGAACAGCCGACCCGGCGCGCGGACGTAGACACGAAATGGCTGCTCGAAAGAGGGATCGATCCGGCCAAGGATACTTTGACGGTAGAGCAGTTCTTGAAGCTGCAAAACTCCATGGAAGACCGCTGCGTGAAGGTGAGAGATCCGGCGTCGAAATTCGCCGAGACGATTTTGAAGTAG